aattttaaaattaaaattttgaattaattaagtttaatcataattttaattttttttgtcataacCGTTCTCTCGTAATCTGGTGTCACCGTTGCCGTTGCTATATCAAAATTTTAGTGCTTCCAAAATTGCTGTCTCGTTACTTGTTTCTTATCAACTAAGTTGGATGTTTATTTTACTAAGTATCCgtatgattatttttattctaatgtAGATGTTTATTTGAGTATGTCATTAATATTTTacttgatttgtttgaatttgCACCCACATATTTTGCatgatgttcattttactataTATGCTGATAGTTCTTTTCATTATTTGGGTCATACTATTTGGGTGAATAAAGAAAAGTGACACGCGATAGAAATGGCAAAGACACGATGCAACGACGTAGAAGTAAAGGTAGAGGTGTAGCGTTGGAGTAGCGACAGAACAAGGCCTCTTGCTCAACGACAGTGCAACTCACAAAAAGGAGAAGAAGGCGTGCAACGGCATGCCCGCAGAACATGAACGAATATATACCGTGTTTAGATAATTAGAAAGCAATTAAGAAGCTTCCTTCCACCGAGAAAGGAGAGAGCTTCCAGCGCTATTGCCCCCAAAAAGGTTCATGGCTTGAATTTCTTGGTTCCTGCGTCCAAAAGGTACCGTACCCCCCTTCTATGGGAGAAGAAGGTGCAACGACAGTGTTAAAAGTAGATGGCACGACACAAGGAGGAAGGTGCAGCAGCATCATTAGTTATAGGGAGTCAGGGGCGGAGCTACATATATTGCAAGGGGGCAATGGCtcttctaattttaattttttacatataaattatacgtaaatttcagtttaatcccccttaaaattttattttagttttatttttttgtgtaaatattttttgcCTCCTTCTAATATTTCATCTAGCTCCGTCCCTGCAGGGAGCATAGAAACAGTACAATAAATGGGAGAAAAAGGTACAATAACAGTGCagcatgataaaaaaaaatgaaataactacattaaaaagagagaaagatgGAGAATAACTATAAGAAACTAAAATTATaatgaataaatagaataaatattttttaatttaataaatttaaaatacaacTCATTATTTACATCATtcgtattttttattatataccTAGCAAAATTCattactaaaaattttattcaataaaCAAAAGTTTAAACCAACACGCATATATTATAaacttataataaatatttgttAGAAGACGGGAGCTATGTTAATAATTGGTGAAAGATGCCAAAATGAAGTGCAACTATTTGGGCCATTGAtcgaaaataataaacttaTCTTATTGGGAACAATTATTGGACTCTATATGTAATAATATGATGGCTTATAATAAACAGTGAATGGGCAATTCTCTTATTCATCTTCATAAATGTTTCATATATAGTCATCActcacaatattttttttatttagtatttaataataattaataaatattaaataaaataaattttaattatttgaacTATATTTTATCttctaaataatattattatcatgatatgaatttataattattagtatatatgtgtgtgtgtgtggacGTGGTTAACATCTTTATTCAAATCCAAAATATGTAATGGGCAGATTGAGATTTGTGTTTTTGATGTTAAATTAGCATGATATatatagttaattaattaacttaaattttaatatttcttaCACCAAACGGCATCCATCTTTCTTTCAGATTTGAGCTGCTAACGACTAATTATTCACTATGTGAATGAAAGGGCACAAGCTAAGCGGCAAGTAACTAAAAGTGAGTCGGTCCAAAAGAAAAATGATATAAAGTTGACTATCAAACAAAGGTTGTTTTCCAAAggataaataatatatttttggaaagttGCTTCTCCATTAATCTAATGTTAAAAGGGAGAAAAGAACTCCATCGAGTAGGTGTGAGTTGTCAACTAATGCTGCTTACgttattatttttggaaattttttattttaataaataaaataaatataataattactgaattaaataattttaaaatttattatcaaaatttgagACTCTTTCTTACCTcatttatactgtaaacgagataatcTTACACATATTTCGTTTATATTGTAAGCGAGATATACACGTATTCCGTTTATATATGTTATTATATTTACcctataaataaaataggtgtaaaattattttatttacagtataaacgaaataagagaaaataacaaattttgataataaattttaaaattatttaatgcaATAATTATtacatttgttttatttattaaaataaaaaattcgtaTTTTTGGTCtatcatgtaaattgcatttaATTATCTCAATTGGAggtgaaaattaattaaagagtAGCTCGGTTTCAACTAGTAATGAAAGCAGCCCAAGAAGCTGGCACGTAGTCTGTACCAGCAATAATGGGAAtatatgtttttctttttttctggcttccttttaattgttaataaaattacatataaaagCCCAATCATGcgttaaaacataaaaaaaagggctcttatatatatatatatatatatatatatatatatatatatatatatatatggggGCTATAATTGGTTGCTCTTTACTCTTTAGTAACTtcgaatttttaattaaaataataagtgCTGATACAACCTTAGCTTTTTGAAGGGGTCGCAAAATTTATTCttgtaaattataaaaagaaaatgtcaTTGTTGGGAACTTTTATTTCTGTTCTGTTTGTCTCGTAGATGTGACTTTGCACATGAATAATAAGAAAACAATTTTGTAAAATAAAGTCACCCAATGTTTAAAAGATCGTCGACTGTGTTTGTTTGTTGAGATATCAACATTAATCATTAAATATGAtgatatatatttattgtttcTTTATTGTGAGACTTGTGACACAAATTTGAATAAATACGATGATGCGTAGATACAcataatgtatatatatactttgTTTAAatgtagaaaagaaaaaaaagaaaaaaataaaaaaataaagttatttatatattatttggatgaatagaaaataaatgaaaagaaaataaaaaaattttatttaaataaaaaaaaattataatgatataaaattacattaatattttaattataaaataaaatataaatatttttatttattcatattttaatatattttataaatattataaaatattataattttatatatttgagttaaattatttatctaatacatataatgtttaaatatgaatttctattataataatatattaaaattaaatttatattaataattattaataataatataaatatataaaggtagtattgaaaatataaaaaatatagcatttttttcttattttcttatttataatggaaagaaaatttttttagtgagatccacacaaaaaaaaattttctttctattttctttgcaaatcaaataaaaaaaatattattttttatttttttattatttttttccaatcaaatataatattaatgttTTTTTAATTGAGACATAAAGACATAATAGAacacaaaatttgatttttttattattattttaaaattatcaaagTATTAGACACAGTACATAAGACATAACagttaaaattaatatttaattcactacaacaatataaattattttttagggttatatgtgtaaaaaaagaattaaaatttgtcaaaaaaataaattttgacactattttaactatgaaaatatgttaataaaagttttgttaaaaataatttttttaacatgtAAGTAATTGTGAAAAAAGtttaaatcttattttgataaatattggctgtcaaaaataatttgttagaaaaatttaagaatatattttttgtgatacTTATTAACCGTAAAAAATGCTATTTATTTTGATACTTATTGGCTATAAAATATTCTCaacaaaatttttaacaaaaactgAGATGAGATCTTAAAATTGAAGAATAAATTGAGATTTTGAAGATAAAGAATGAGCAGTATGATCCCAAACTGAGAGCAGTGTAATGTCAAAATTGACAAAgtctaaaaaaaagataaatagttgaataaattgaaaataaataagtgTCAAAATTGAAGAAATAATTTTCTACGGTCAAATTATTcatcaaaaaatataaaaaatttgacatttataatatttgttaaaaatatatattaattttaatatttaattataatgttaaaaaataaaatgttaaaataactctttttttataacgatttatacatatatatcttatattattatcaaatatattataaaatttatatatttatatgtatttgtgtatataTTTGTGTCTCAAAGACACTAAATAACAAAACGAAATTAAAAgtgttatttcaaaaaaaaggaaaaaaaaaagaaggggcAGAAGTTATTGTGGGAGCATGGATAAAAAAAGgaagtcatttttttatattatttttttttaccaaaaataaaaatgaaatttaaCTCTATAACTTTTAAATAAGTATAAAAAGATTATGAGTTATAATtctttgaaataattttttttgtttttaattgtgGTTACTGGTTAGTcttcattatttattatttacttttagTCGCCAACCATTGAAAAAGGAACGGAAGGAATGGTCGGTGCAACTGGGCTGGAAGCTACTTCATCATTTAAGTGGGCCCTACATTGACCCCAAACGTTGAACGATGATCTTCCTTTTCTGATTAAGCCATCCAACGGTCACAAAGAAATACTTAACAAGCAATGAAAATTTccttaaattattaattttctttttggtaaattactaaatttgaaaaaaaaaaaaaggaggggAGGGGTTTCATACTTTCATCAGTTCTTGTATGTGGGTATCGcaattcttttcattttatttgtcattttgTCAATTTAAcgaagaattttaaatttaatttaaatataaataagaacACGGTATCATAATGATCATATTTAATATACATGCAAGATTACGATTATTTGAAAACATGATAGTAAATTTACTGTTGTTTAATAATTTCACCCTACCATCGGATTGATTCATTGTTTTTTAGATAACTAATATTAACTAACTTTAGAATTTAACTTTATAACTTAGGATTAATTTAGAATCTatatttaagataaataaaagaaatttaataaaattctttaccattgacaaaaaaaaaattgattttctaacattattcttttaaaatatgaataaaatttcTCTTAATAATATAACTTTtaaatgttataaaattatttatctttcttttactcaagTAAAGTTTCTTTGTTTGTTCTTACAAATGGTTAATGATACCTTTCGTTGACTTTCGCAAGCACAAAGTATCCCACATATCTTAATACAATCATACCaaatgtaaattaaaattaattattagaattaattattagtataaaatatatatattaaaatataaaatatatattaaagataaattaaataatatatatttatatataattacttttaatgtataaataCTGTATTTGATCTCCACTCTATTATAACTTGGTGGCTTAGTATATAAATACTTTTCCTTAGTGAATATAGGAGAGGTTTCAACTGAGGATATATAGTTACGTTGTGGTATTTAGTTGCTGGAGTAAAGAAATTATAATAAGATATGATGCATTTTATTAAATGAATTAACTTAGAAATTAAATAAGGCAAAAGACGTGAAATAATAATTAcgatggtggcacatgtgtGAAGTATTCATGATGTCACATTTAAATTGGCTTAATAATTTGAGTGGAGAAAGTTTTCCTCAtttgttaaaatttatataactagCGTAAACAAGCtataattttaacaataataattctGAGAATactttataattaaaaataattaaataataatttaattaaatttattaaattatctaataatttttaagataaaaatttatgtgaagtcgacttcatataaaattaatatctAAAAATTGTTTGACGgaaatttaatcaaatcaattaaattatataacTACTCCTAAAtattaacttcacgtgaagtcaaTTTCACCTAAGTTTtcactaatttttaaatatcaatttCACATACAAACAATTTCGCCAAATAAGGCTAATGAAGAAGTATATATATTGTTGAGTACGTAACATTGCACATTTTCGTCATCGATCACTTTCCCACAGGTTTGATCTGTTCTTGAAGAGCAAGCATGTCGGTGAAGGAGTGCGGGCACCAcaagagcaagaagaagaagatctTCACGAGAATATTCTGGTGGACAGCCATCATCTGCTTCATCATCCTCGTAACAATACTCATCATTTGGGCCATCCTCCAACCATCAAAACCCACCTTCATCCTCCAAGACGTAACCGTCTACGCCTTCAACGCCTCCGTCGCCAACTTCCTCACCTCCAACTTCCAGGTCACCCTCTCCTCCCGCAACCCCAACGACAAGATCGGAATCTACTACGACCGCCTCGACGCCTACATCTCCTACCGCAGCCAGCAGGTACTAacagacacatgaatgaatatATTTGTAATAGTTATAACGGTTCCGCTACGTTACCAACAGCATATCTGCcaacttctgccaactcttatttataattgtgtttcATGAAAGTGTGTTCgtagatgtgtctaataaaaatgtcttttttataacggtatttaatagaagtgtctttatagatatattttctggatgtatctctttatatatgtatttaaaatatattaattattagacacATCTACGAATATACTTCCATgaaacacaaatataaataagagttggcagaagttgGTAGATAATATGTTGGTATCCTATAATTTTCCTAGTTATAAAAGATTCTAATTAGTAATTAGTAGTCAACTTTACGTAAAGTTAATAACTGACCATTATCAAGTCAAtcgaattatttatttttcttaacaAATAATTTGATGTGAAATTGACTGAacatgaatttttatttttgtttttattattatatacagaTCACCCTCCGGACTTCCATTCCTCCGTCGTACCAAGGCCACAAGGAGGTTGACGTCTGGTCCCCATTTGTCTCCGGCAACAATGTTCCGGTGGCTCCGTTTAACTTCCAAGGACTAAGCCAGGATCAGAACAACGGCAACGTTCTCGTCGTCGTTAAACTTGACGGCAAGGTCCGTTGGAAGGTCGGTGCCTTTGTCTCCGGCCATTACCACATCTATGTCCGTTGCCCTGCCTTCATCACTTTCGGACCCCGCAGTAACGGCATCGCCCTCGGAGATAGTGGCGCCGTTAAGTTTCAGCTTGTTCAGCGCTGCACAGTCGGTGTTTGACTCAACTCAACTCAACGCCGTTAGAAGAATGATCGTTGCTTGGTATATTACTATATTTACtgttttataaatataatttttttctttttatacgTATTCTTGTACGTAGTTTTCCAAATATATCTTCCGTATTAGTACGATGGATATACCTTTGCTATTGCGGTATTTGGAATTGTACATTTTGCTATAGAATAATATATTTGCACTTATTGGGACGAGATAGCAAAATTACAATTTGTAACAAAGGTAATTGAGCTAAACCATATAAAAACagtaataaatttattttcatttcgaTAGTGGAGTGGTTAGCTTTAGCTTTAATCTTCTTATACAAATGATGATTCGCGTTTATTTGGCTTATTGGactttgttttttctttttcttttatcatttagtttcacttttaattattttgttagttAGTTGGTTTATGAATTGGAATATGTACGTGTATTCTTTTGTCTGTTTTCTCGGTGGCCTCTGTTTCATtatttaatcaataataaaagtatatacttattatttatttatagtaTGAAAATTGAAGGTCCAACTAACACTTAtataatatcatctggattctagCGAATTCCAGCCAACTAGGGTGAAAGTATATATATACCATCAAAATCAAACATATTCCATATTTCATATGTGCTTTGAAATTTTCTTTCTATTCGAATTGAGAGTTTTACTAACTACacttaaaaaggaaaaaatagaaaaggaaCGGAACAAACAAGTGATTGGACAGAAAAAAATGTCTATTTGTAGGATTGACTCTAATTTGTAGAAATTTTCATggtgaatttttttaaaaataattaggacgtgttagagtataattacgatgaattagtattatttagtatatatttcaatatttattataagatattatatctttattatattaatttttttagcaCTTATAAATACTCTCTTATATTGTATTATTCTACACAACTTAAATATACACAAATCTTTTTCTCTATGGCTCTCTTACCTTTCTAACAGTTACCATCAATGATTTTGGAGTTTGTTTAATTCTCCATTTCTTGCGCATAAGGGCATGGTGGTGGTGGCGGATAGTAGTGCGTGGTCCTTATTGTAGTCACACTCAAATAACTTGCCTAATAATAATGCGGTGATAGGTAGAAACTAGAAAGAAGCTTTTCCTCACGTCATGCTTGCTTATATTAAAATGGATGCCCCTCATGTTCATGTATATGTGTATAATGTAATAATGTTAATAATGTAATATTTATAGTGTAACGAAAGAAAAGCTTGGTGTGGACAACCCAACAGAACACATGCAAGCACCGTCATggagttaggcagattaaaggaACCTTCTTTTATTGTCAACACTAGTCTATAATAGGGCATGTGCAAGTGATGTGATAGGATAGAGGCATGTTATACTCACCTCATGAAGCAACCAATTATCTCAATTCAGCTCCCCAACTCATATACATTAGGCCTTATTAATGTAATATTATATTCTCTCATTTTCTTTGCTGTTATCTATCTAACAAGACGCAATCAATAATCAATCACATGCATGCTCTCTGTGTTACCCTAGTAGAATTGACTAAACGTCTCATGTCTCATAGTCGTAGCaacttctttctttgtttttcacGTGACCGTATCTGATCTTACTCCGCTTTGGGAGGCTAAGATGGAGCCTATAATGAATTGGAATACGACATGTTATAAAATTGGTATCTAAATGACTTAATTGGATTATGGTTTACTGCATTTTAATTGAGCTCATTCAGATCTTTAAAGTTACAAAAAGTTGCAATTTTTTCTTGttcataaaaagataagaaaattttTACGTGTTTCAATTGCTTTACTGATACATTGGTATGACAAGTACGGTTAGATAGCCaattaaaattttgtgtttAATATTGTGTAATGACAaatgtttttctcattttttcatATCCTTTCATCCTTATTGTTAGAAATAAGAGACTAAATTAGAGAAAAAATTTGTATATTATTGAATGTGAAAAGTACAATGTACAAGGAGTATATATAGCTGCTAACAGGATGATCAAAGTCATAAAAGTATAGAATCTtacaatttatatataaatacactATATAAATACAAATGATACTAATTGGTCTAATTTGATTCTAATTATTCTCTTAACATCCTCCCTCAAACTCGAGTGGGAGCTAAGGATACCATCTTAAGTTTGGATAACAGAGTCCGAAAACGAGTCAGATGATGAGTCTTGGTAAAGATATCAGCCGTCTGATCCAGTGTGCCAACAGCGATGAGACGAATAGCACCAATAAGAATACGTTGCCAAACAAAGTGGCAATCAATCTCAATGTGTTTGGTGCATTCATGAAACATATCATTATAAGCAATCTGAATAGCACTACGGTTGTCATAAAAAACATCAGTTGGGGATGATTGAGGAGCACTCAAGTCTTCAAGAACCCAACGAATCGAGATAATTTTAGTAGTGGTGTCAGCGAAAACACGGTATTTAGCTTCTGTGCTTGATCGAGCAATGAATGTTTGCTTCTTAGCTCGCGAAGAAATGAGAGAGTCACCAAGAAATAAACAATAACCAGTAGTGGAACGACGATCAATGGGATCACCAGCCCAATCAGCATCTGAGTACGCCTGAAGAGATAAAGAAGAATGGGCAGAAAAATAAAGTCCATGGAATAGGGTGCCTTTGACATAACGAAGGATGTGAAGAACTGCCGCATAATGAGTAGTACGAGAAGCCGACAAGAACTGGCTAAGAACATGCATGAACCGGATAGGCGATGTCCGGTCGGGTGACAGTTAAGTAGACGAGTCCTCCAACTAGCTATCGATAAAGAGTAGGATTGTCCAAAACAGTGTCATCCAAAGGAGTAAACCGAATATTAGGCTCAAGAGGAGTAGACTCAGTGCGACTATCAGTAAGTCTGGCTCGAGTAAGAAGATCTGAAACATATTTAGCTTGAGAGAGATAGATGCTATTATCAGTGGATATGACCTCTAGACCAAGAAAGTAGCTGAGAgaaccaagatctttcatctcaaaagtACGGTGAAGGGACGCCTTGAGATCAGAGATACCGTCAACATCATCTCCAATAATGATCATGTCATCGACATATAAAAGTAGAAGGACAACTCCACGTTCACTTTTACGAATGAAGAGAGAATTTTTATGAGGGATGCAAGTAAAACCAAGATTGTATATGGTAGTGCTGAACTTGTCAAACCATTTACGAGGAGCTTGCTTAAGACTATAAAGTGCCTTGCGAAGGAGACAGATCTTACTAGAAGGACAAGGATATCCCATAAGTGGCTTCATATAgactttctttttcaaattccCATTAAGAAATGTATTTTTCACATCCATCTAATTGAGGGACCATTTCTTAACCGTAGCAATGGCAAGAAGAGCTCGAACAGATGTAAGACGAGCGACAGGAACAAAAGTCTCTTCATAGTCAATACTATATTTTTGTGTACAACCTTGAGCAACCAAACGTGCCTTATAACGATCAATGGAACTACTAGAGAAAGAATTTGTATATTATTGAGTATTGTAGAAAATACAATGtataaaaagtatatatagTTACTAACAGAATCAAAGTCATAACAGTATAAAATCATACAATTAATATACAAATACGCTATATAAATACAATGATACTATTAATTGATCTAATTTAAATCTAATTATTCTCTTAACCcttattaaattattctaatcctaatttttttagaaatattataACCTATCATCTGTGCCTCTTGGTTCCTCTACCATATATATGGGATAAATGATTGAAGTATTTAGAATtgaacttaataaaaaaaagagtgaaaataaaatatagcatcttattttttaatatttgttttgtatttttattttttaataatttttgacCTTCTAAGaccttataaaaaaattaaaatggtaATTACAATGATCCATTAAATAACATGTCCATCACCTATCACTCTTAATTGATTATCACAGTTAGTAACAcaaaatttgtttaattatctattaaaatttgaaataaatgaCTCCATGGAAGAACTAAAATCATTTACTGtccataatttttcaattttttattaataatgtgTTTTTTGTTATTGCGTCTCACGTCCTAAACATTCGGACCATATTCTGTGTGTgcactttttttaattaactaattttgtCTCATTACAATTATTTTGCTCCactatattattttttcttttagttattgCTTCCTTATTCATTATACAATACTAAATTCTAACTAATTAACTCTCAATTCTAAGTTTTAAACCTTATATCCTAAACTCAAAATCCTAACAATAAATTTTACGCCAAAAAAATCTCCATAAAAAATTCCCAACCATATAATATAAATTCTAAATCCAAAACCATCACCCTTTAATCTTAATCCCATTACTACATGtcttttcattaattttatgaTGCCAATGTCAGGATTAAcccaaaaaattaattacaacaCCCTTACTTACATCCTTAATAACTCCACTCTAGGATATTATATAATGTGCTTATGTATATTCCTGCACACTTAACAAGCTCATTTCATATAGTAAGTTATCTCTATGATTTCATATTGACATAAACCATTTGGTCTTAAATTAACCACAATTATTCAACTCTATCGAttaaatcaatcaaattttGATTCTATTTATAACAAAAACTTTAATTCTCTATCATAAAATGTTAACCATAACTCGTCATACTAATCACTCACATTTAAGGTTtaatttggtaaaatttttattttttaaaaatagtttataaaaattaatttttaaaagttgaagtatttatatttagtaaattaaattaaaaatagctTTCAATAAGTACAAGTAACAACAATTgcatttagtaaaataattttaaaaattttaaaatactataataaatatgaatgtatgagttaaatttaaaattaattaatatctgAAGTTATATTAGACTTTATAATTTGGATAAACTCTTCTTTAGATGCTTTTAAAAACGGATTTGGAtcatttaaagtttgaatttcactttagagagtaaagtgtgatctctcaccattgaTTTCATAAGTgggaccaagaataaatatgaaagagaaactattCAAGGGTAGAAGATCatactttactctctaaagtgaaattcaaactttagaggatccaaatccttTAAAAACATCCCTAACTTTTAAAAGCTATAAACATA
This sequence is a window from Arachis stenosperma cultivar V10309 chromosome 10, arast.V10309.gnm1.PFL2, whole genome shotgun sequence. Protein-coding genes within it:
- the LOC130955901 gene encoding NDR1/HIN1-like protein 1, producing MSVKECGHHKSKKKKIFTRIFWWTAIICFIILVTILIIWAILQPSKPTFILQDVTVYAFNASVANFLTSNFQVTLSSRNPNDKIGIYYDRLDAYISYRSQQITLRTSIPPSYQGHKEVDVWSPFVSGNNVPVAPFNFQGLSQDQNNGNVLVVVKLDGKVRWKVGAFVSGHYHIYVRCPAFITFGPRSNGIALGDSGAVKFQLVQRCTVGV